AACCAAAGCCAGCACACCTGGGCGAGTGTGAGGGCTTCACGTGGCCATCCCTGCACACACAACTGACATCAACACACCTGGGCGACTGTGAGGGTTTCACATGGCTGTCCCGGCACACACATCTGATGCCGACGCACCTGGGCAAGTGTGAGGGCTTCACGTGGCCATCCCCACACACACAACCAAAGTCAGCACACCTGGACAAGTGTGAGGGCTTCACGTGGCTGTCCCCACACACACAACTGATGCCGACACACCTGGGTGAGTGTGAGAGCTTCACGTGGCTGTCCCCACACACACCTGATGCCGACGCACCTGGGCGAGTGTAAGGGCTTCACGTGGCTGTCCCCACACACACAACTGATGCCGACACACCTGGGCGAGTGTAAGGGCTTCACGTGGCtgtccccacacacacacctgatGCCGACGCACCTGGGCGAGTGTAAGGGCTTCACGTGGCTGTCCCCACACATACAACTGATGCCGACACACCTGGGTGAGTGTGAGAGCTTCACATGGCTGTCCCCGTGCACTCATAACCCCAGCCCTGGTTGTCCCTGCCCACCTGCTTCATAAGGAGCGAGGtgggggctgggaaaggcagaaggGAGGTCTCTGGCCTTCTCAGGACTTCAGGAAACGATCTGCTGGACTTCCGAGATGTGTGGGCTGCCAGGGGTCCCTGCACGCCTTGGTCGGTGGTGGAGAGGAGCCCCAAGCCCAGCCCGCCGCCGCGCCCTGAGCCTGTCCCGGCACTCACGGACTGGGAGCTGTCCCTGCTGTTGTCCCGGGACTTGTTCTTGGCCAGGCGCTTCTTCTTCTTGTGCAGGGGCCTGGACTCCAGGATCATCTCCTCCAGCTCAAAGGTGGGGTCGCAGTGCAGACGGCCTTTCTACAGAGGGATGGGTGCTGAGCCCCGGCCCGTGGATGACGCCATGTCCATCCCCAGGGCCCCCCACCTGAGCTGCCCACAGGCTTACGTTGGGCACGAAGCCTGGCTCCACCCTCTTCTCGCTCAGGTGGTCCCACAGCACGCCGGCCAGCGCCGGGGCTGCCCGCAcgtcctggaggctggagagcCGGTGCTCGGGGTTCACAGTGAGGAGCTGCAACCAGGCATGAGTCAgagggcccagggcccacagcCCACCAGGCACGGAATAACCCGCTACCCCCAGGCCAGGGCACCCTGAGGAGGGTCCCGCCAGGCCTGAGGTTCGGAATTCAGGAACCTCAGGACCACGTGAGGAACGGTGGTGCCGACGGTCGATCTCAGGCAAAGCACCGCCGCTGGCTCAGCATGTGGCCCAAGGGACGCCTGCTCTGAGTGCAGCCGCCTAAACCCCTGGCGCCAGAGGACAGCAGAGGGATCTGCAGAGAAGGCTCTGCCGGGATTTGCCAGGAGGTGGCAGCGGAGGCCTGGCTAGCGGCTAACACTCCGCATGTGGCTGGCCTCACAGTAACTATCCCAGAGCCGCTTCCTTCACCGAATCATGGGACCTCCACAGGCCAGGTGAGCCCGGGGCAGCCGTGCGTGGCCTGGGAAGCAAGATCCCAGCGCTGGCACCTCCCGCCTTTCCAGGGAAAATGCCGCAGACCCAGACCCCGTGCGAGGTTTCCCAGGCCTGGGCTTGGGCGTGTGGGTCATCCCCGGTCCCCACGCAGGCCCTCTCTAGCCCAGTGCCACCTTGTGAGCCACCTGGGCAGGTGTGGCTGAGCTTCGTGGGGCTACAGCAGAGTTAAGAGGCTCTCGGGGCTGGGGAGAGGCCCCAGCAGGCAAGGCCTCCCTAAGGCTTTAGGCTGCTTGGCTACAATTCCAGGGCAGGAGGCTCTACCTGCCCGAGACATGGGAGCTGGGAGGCAGCTGGGCCCTTGCGGCACACTCGCTCCCCTCCCTGTCCTGCCTGGGCCTGGCTCTGACTCCGAACCCCCTATGGTGTTAATGCGAGGCTCTGAATGGGGAGCCGTGCAGCCCAGTCAAGGCACAGCCCCGGCCTAGTACCAGATCACAACTGGGAGGCACTGCTGATGTCCCCTGAGAGGCGTCTGCAGTGGGCAGTGGCTGCCCACCTTCCCCAGGAGGCACTGGGGCAAAGGGTCCTGGAGACAGCATGGGCTTGAACCCGGCCACCCCACACCCTCCTTCCAATACGTGGGACAAGGGGACCTGGCTCAGGGCTCCTCTGTGGTGACCGGCAGGGCGGGTGCACAGCCTGCTGTGAGGGTGCCTGGGGACACAGCTCAGGGGATCACCAGGACACCAGTGACCTGGTAGGGCTCGCCATGAGATGGCCACAGAGCCTGCCACCAGCTTGCTTCCTGGGGCTTGGGGCTGCCATCTGCAGAGGCCcacacaggttgcagtgaaggGGCTGTGCCTGCCAGGAAGCGGCACTAAGTGTGCACTGGAGGGGGTGCCCCGAGCCGCAggtgagtgagggagggaggtgggtgcTCGGTGGGTGAGGAGGCTCAGGGATGGGGGCTCACCTTCCGCAGCAAGGCCACCATCTCCTTGGACCACGTGGGGACATACTGGACGCTCACGGTGCTGAACAGCTGCACCAGGGACTCGACGGCGTTGCTGGAGTGGATGTCGTAGGGCCTCTGGAGACAGGGAGGCAGTGCTGGGCAGGTCCTCCTGGCCCCCAGGACACCCAGAACAATGCCAGACACAGGTGCCATCGCCCTAAGAggaccccctccccccaccccaagtgCAAGCACAGCTCTGAGCACAGCCTGGCCTCCACCTGCCGCGGAGGAGCCTGGGTTAGATAAAGCTTGCACCGGGGTCCTGCACCATAGCTGCTGCGCCCATCTGGCTGGGATCCCGGGGGGCCTGGGTCCAGGTAGATCAGCCTCAGAGGGCCAGGAGGGAGCTGGCTTCCTCAGAGGTGGGGTCCTGTGCAGGGCTGAGGGGTACGGTCCACAAGAGGACCCCCAGCCTCCCGGTCTCCAGGACTGGCCTCGCCATAGCCACAAGGGTGAGAGCACAGGGCCCCAAAAGAAACTTTTTGTGGAAAGTTCTGAGGCAGCACCCCGGCTGGCCAGTTCTCAGCCTTGTCCACCCCCACAGAGGCCGGCTTGCAGGCCCCAGCAGCAGCCCCGGGAAACCACAGTGAGTCTgtccttcctcctcctgctcagGCATTCCACCACCAACTGCACACTTTGATAAAAGCGTGACTCCTCAGACAGAGTGGAGACATCCCTGGGCACCTGGGCACTGGGGGCAGCCACCCCCTCCCCGGCACTGGTGGGGGCAGAGAGCAGGGGCCTGGCGGCCAAGCTCGGGGGCTGCAGGGGGTCCATACCCATCCTCGCAGCAGCTCATAGGCCATCACCCCCACCGACCACCAGTCCACCTCAAAGGAGTAGCCGGTCCCGCCGTTGACAAAAGAGTGGAAGATCTCCGGAGCTTTCCGACAGAAAGAAGGAACAACAGCTGCCATGGGGTCACAGCCCGGACCCGTGGGCACAGGGCCGGCACCTTGAGGCCACATCCCGAGATCAGGCTGCCTCCAGGGTGGGACAGAGAAGCCACCGAGGTCTTGTCCTTCCCACCTGGAGGAAGCCAGCTCCCATCTGGGACCCCAGCTCGGGCTCACCCATGTACGGCTTGGTGCCTGCTAACGCCGTCGCCCGCTCCCCGTCCTTGATGATGGTGGCGATGTTGAAGTCGGTCAGGTGTGCATGTCCTGTGCAGAGAGGGGCCAGGTGTGGCTGTCCCAGGACCAGAGACACATCCTTGCGTGCAGGATCCCCTGACAGGCCCATCCCTGCCACCACCCACCTGGGCTGCCCACACCCAGCCCCACACACCTCTCTCATCCAGGAGAATGTTGTCAGGCTTGACATCTCTAGAAAGAGCAGAAAGTGGGAAGGTGAGTTGGGAAATCTGCCCTGTTTCTGCCCTGGAATCTGTCACAATCCCTGGAGTCCCCAGGACATCCCACCAACCCACTCGAGGCAGAGGCCTGGGAGCTTGACTTGGTCCTTGGATGATGCTAGGACCTCACACCCCTGCGTGGGGGCAGAGGCAATGAAGTCAGCCACTTCGTCCCCTGTGGCATCTGGACAGCAGCACACACCTGGCACCAGATGCTGGGAGGGGGCCTGGAGCCCCAGAGGACAAGAGCAATTGCTGGCAGGGTCTGCCCTCCCCCTCCAAGACTCAGCCTCTAGGAGACCAAGCCGCCTTGGCTCTCGCTTTGCCCcgacttttccaggcacacagccAGTGCTCAGTGACTGGTGCCTAGGTCATAACCAGACATCCGGGTCCCCAAAAGCAGAAATGCAAACACCAGTCCCTTCGACTTTAAAATATACCtcacagatattttcattttgttccatAGCTGCGGAATTTCAGCCTAATTTCTGCTTCCCCATTTCACTTCCTTCATAATCtgcttcctattttctttttttaaattttattttcagagccaTCACACCAGCTCTGCTTCCTAATTTCATCTGCTTTAAGCTAACGTTAAAATTAGTTTGGATTCCCTGGGACGTGGTGGATGGGCAAACGGGAGCCTTCAGTTAAATGGACCAGGTGAAAGCCACCTACTGTGACCCAGCCTGGTGGTCTGTCCACCAGGGCTAACGGCCCTCTGTGCCCAGTCTCAGCTGGGGCTGCTGAGACGAGGTCCCCCTAGATGGACACCAGGCACACAGCTATGGGGCTGACCTGGTCGATGCAGGTGCCACAGCTGGGGGCAGGCACTCAGGCAAGGGTGAGGCAGAGGAGCTGGACCCGCTCTGCGGGAGTGCAGACACCCTGCCGGCAGCCTGATCTAAGGCTGCTTCAGCCCCGCCCACCTCAGCAGGTACCAGCAGGTACCTGCACCGTCTGCTACACACACACCTGTGGATGATGTGCTGGCCGCGCAGGTAGTCGAGAGCCAGCGCCATCTCGCAGATGTACAGCCTCACCGTGTCCTCGGAGAACTGCACGTTCTGCTGCAGGTGGTAGCGCAGGTCCCCGCCCAGAAGCAGGTCCACGACCATGAACATGTCCTCCTCGTCCTGGAAGGAGTACCTGTGGGCACCGATGGAGGGCCTGTTGTGCGCACAGCTGGGGAGCCAGTCATGGCTGCTCCCACAGCTGACACACTCCCCCACCCCAGCATCAGCCACCAGGCATTCCCAGGAGGAAGGGCCTGCCCAAGGCACTGATTGCACCCCAGCCCAGAGCTGCTCTGAGCCCAGATCCTGAGGAAAGACACACCACTCTGTGCTGGAGGTGTCCCAGCTGGGGCCAGAGGCACCTGGGAGTGGCAAATGCAGAGCAGAGCTACAGTGCCAGCTCCAGGTGCTTCAGGCTGCCCGGCCTCCTCttcagtaaaatggggatacagACATCTGCCTCGGAGGGTTGTTACAGAAAATGAGGCCGTGTAGGTACCACTCTTGACACAGTATTGGGCAAAGAGCTGGCATTTAATAACCAGCATCCATGGTGATGACgatggcagtgatggtggtggtggtggtggtgacggtgatGGTGAAGATGACGGTAGTGAGGATtgagggtggtggtgatggtgagaaCAGTGactgatgatggtgatgagagtgatgatggttgcagtggcgatgatggtggtgatagtgatggtgggtGATGACGGTGGTGAGTTTTTCAGTCCCTAAACTCTCCCCCACTGACTAGTGCCAGAGTCTCCATGGGGGCACATCTCCATTGTAGGGAAGCCCTGGTCTTCCGGCAGGCTCAGAAGAGACACTGCATTAACTAACCCCAGCATGCCATGGCCACCTGGGCCCCTGCCAGCCCTGGAGCACAAGAAGGGGGATAGATGAGGAGGGCTAGAAAGGGCCTGTGGGTGGCAGGGGCATCTCCGAGGCATGAGGGCCAGGGAGCACCCAGGGCGGGAGAGGACGGCCGGTGCCTTCCCAGCTTCAGGACGGTGAGTCTTTCTGCAGCGAGGCCGTGGCAGGCTCACCAGAGGTTCACCAGAAAGACGTGCTCGATCTCCTGCAGGATCTCCAGCTCCCGGAAGACGTTGCGGACCTCGTCGCGCTCGATGCACTGCTGCTTGTTCATGTACTTCATGGCGTACATCTTCTCCGTGTCCCGCTTCTGCACAATGCACACCTGGAGGGCACAGGGCTGTTCGGCAGGACGCCTGAGGACGCCTGGGGACACGTGGGGACACCTGGAAATGCATGGGGATGCCTGGGAACGCATCGTCAGGACACAAGGGGACACCTGGGGACGCGCCGCAGCCCCTCTGCCTCCTAGACGCGGCAGATGCATTCCTCTCTGCCACATATGGTAACATATTTGTTCTGGGGATTAAGATGTGGGTGTTTTGGAGGCCGTGATTCTGCCCCCAGAGGTTCCTGTACTGCTTAGCGTGTGGCCCTGGAGGCACCTGTCTCAGTCACATCCTGGCTCCGTGACTGTTACTGAAGACCCCTCCGAGACTCAGTCCTGCGTTTCAAGTCTGCAGCAGGACACATCTGTGAACAGGCGCTATCGCAAACAGACAGGGTCCAGCCTAAGAGCATCCAGGCATGAGTTGGAGCCACGCAGTGGCTGGTTGTACGGGGAGCGCCCCTCACCAGCCACGACCTGGGCATAGAGTTTCGCCTTCCTAAACCCCAACATCCTTTTCCAGGGCTTGGAGCAGCAAGCAGCCCGGAGGGGTACTGGGGAATGAATGCGAAAACCCACTGAGCAGAGAGCTCCGCGCTCAAGAAGCCTCATCAACCATGGCTGCAGCTTCACCCTGGACGCACATCACTCCACACTCCAGAGACCGCCTCCCGTCTCAACACCGTGAGGCCAAGGCCCCTCACCCTGTCCTGCAAGGAGACACACAGAGTGAGCGTGGGGCTTGGGGGCCACCGCTGCCACCACAGCGGGACCCCCTCTGGGGCTCCAGTCCCCACATAGCTCTTCAGGCACTGTACCCTCTGAGCATGGATCATCGGTGTCAACACTGATGCCACAAACACATGGCTAATTGCTTGGCAGTGAGGATGAGAGTGAGGCGACGGGTGAGAAGCATCAATGAGCAGGGGGGTCCCTTGTGGCCAAGGAATGTCAATCAGAATTGAGGATGAAGATCCCCAAAGGGAAGCCAGGAATTAAGACACAAAACTGTGAGCAGCAGAGCCAACCCCTGTCTCCCACTCAGGTTGGGAGAGACCTTCCCAGGACAGGTAATCCAGACCCGTTTCCAAGGCCTTCCACAACCTCTGCTCTCTAGGCCTCTAGGAGTTGGAGCCCAGCAGGGGGCCTGGAGGAAATGGATGATTCTGGATCTCAAGGTGGGCCACAGATGGCCCTGGGCTCCTGGCTACATGCCCGgaaagcgtggtggcacacacccatagtcccagctattcaggagactgagaagggaggattgcttgagcctgagaggttgaggctgcagtgagccacgactgtactactgcactcagcctgggtgacagagcgagaccctgtctctaaaaaaataaagtcagatgATACACAACCTTAATTCAATCTGCAACCTTCATTCCTCTCTGCCACGAATGGTAACACGCTTGTTCTGGGATTTGTACGTGGGTGTTTTGGAGGCCATGATTCTGCCGCCCCCAGAGGTTCCTGTACTGCTTAGTGTGTGGCCCTGGAGGCACCTGTCTCAGTCACATCGTGGCTCCAGGGCTGTTACTGGAGACCCCTCCCTGAGACTCAGCCCTTTTGTGAAGCAAAGCGGTGACCCTCCCTCCTCCAAGGGGCCACTGGGAGTCACACTGTGCACAGAGCAGCAGGCTGGCCCAAACTAGGAAAGCATGTCTGATGGTGCCAAGCAGTGGCCTGGGTGGATCCGGCTGCAGCACTGTGATGTGGGAGACAGTGGCTTGGCCTGGCACCATGGGCTCTAAGTGTGGCCTCTCCAGGAAGCTGACAACAGGCATGGCCTCAGCACCTCCCTGCCCGCTGGGAGGGGAAAGCTGAGCCTGGAGGGACAGGAAGAGCCTTGTGTTGGGGGCTGCCCAGAGGCGCGTGTGCTGATGGGGGCTCCTGAACACACGGCCACACCTGCCGAGGAGCGGGGGCAGCTGCAGGCAGCCCGAGAAGAACAGACAGAGACTAAGCTTGAACGAGGCCGCCTTGggagggcggggcggggctgggcgGGATTTCTCCTGAACTTCCTGCATTTCCTatgaccattttttaaattgttattttgaaAGCCAGTTGAGGGTTTCAGAATGACAGTGAGCGTAAGCTGCAGCAGCCCCTGGCTGCCCACTTCAGTTCCGAGGACCCCCTCCTGCCGCTTCCCACTGCCAACGGGGCAGAGTCGCGTGGCTCGGCAGCATGGCCTTCCTCCCATGCACAGGCCGCAGGAGGCAAAGGAGTCCCATGCCCCGGACGGCAGCCCCAGCCTCACTCTGCACGGGCGCAGAAGGAACAGTGCTCTCCTGCACCAGCCCCAGCACCCGCGGCCTCCTGCAGACGGCCACTGCATGCTCAAGGCGGCGACTGCAGGTCTGGAAACTGCTCCAGAAAGGCTGTTTCCTGCCCTGGGGCTGGGACCAGACAGGCTGTGAGACAAATAGGGTGGAAAATCCAGCCCCCACCCTCTGCCCCTCAGGAGCCTGGCTTGGGGCCACTGGCTGGGGCCAGGGCTCTTGCTGCTGGGGGGGAAGCTGGCGGGGTGGCCGCAGAGCCCACCTCTGCCTGGAGCGGCGCCAGCACTCGCAGCCCAAGGCCATCTTCAGCCGGTCCCAAGCCTCAGGCTTTCTGTCCCTTGTGCACCGCCCCAGAAAGCAGCCTGCCCAGGCGACCCAACCCTCTCCGggctccctctgcccctccccggGCTCACGATGCAGCTCAGCTCTTACGGGGGAATCTCTGGAAGAACACGCCTTCCCTTGGGGTGCTCAACCCCCACAGCCCACTCACCACGGGACAGGGCACCTGGGCTTCCCATGCCCTCTGGGCCCAGTCACAGGTGCGGCAGACACAGACCAAGTGTCTACTCCAGACAGGACCTCACCCTCCTGCCAGATGGGCACACCCAGGACCACCCACTTTTCCAAGCATGTGGCCTGGGCTCCATCTGGGACCAGCCCCTTGGCCCTGTGACCCAAGCCTGCTCTTCCCATCACCCACAGCCAGGGGGCAGGGACCTCGAGTCAGGGCCTGGCCTCGCATACCCACGGCTCCGTTGTCCACCAGAACAAAGCAGCAGATCCACTTCCCTCCAGCCTGTTACCCCACCTGGGAAACAAACTGCCCTGGACGGTGGAGCCATCAGCCACAGTCCAAGCCCCTGGCCTGGCCCCGTGGGAGGAGCTGCcctgaggagcaaggaaggggaggcagggttACACCCAGCTCTCCTGAGTCTTTGGGCTCTGTGTCCTGGAACATTCTCAGCTCAACTGCAGTTCAAGAAAAGCTTGTAAGTCTTCCTATGTGCCAGCCCCATGCAAGGTACTGGCAGTGCAGGATGAGTGGCCATGGTCCCTCCCTGGAGACCCTGGGGAAATGCCTCGACCCCCTGCAGCAGGCCCGAGTGCGTCCCCAAAAGACACAGCCACCAGG
The Pongo abelii isolate AG06213 chromosome 8, NHGRI_mPonAbe1-v2.0_pri, whole genome shotgun sequence genome window above contains:
- the STK32C gene encoding serine/threonine-protein kinase 32C isoform X2, with the protein product MYAMKYMNKQQCIERDEVRNVFRELEILQEIEHVFLVNLWYSFQDEEDMFMVVDLLLGGDLRYHLQQNVQFSEDTVRLYICEMALALDYLRGQHIIHRDVKPDNILLDERGHAHLTDFNIATIIKDGERATALAGTKPYMAPEIFHSFVNGGTGYSFEVDWWSVGVMAYELLRGWRPYDIHSSNAVESLVQLFSTVSVQYVPTWSKEMVALLRKLLTVNPEHRLSSLQDVRAAPALAGVLWDHLSEKRVEPGFVPNKGRLHCDPTFELEEMILESRPLHKKKKRLAKNKSRDNSRDSSQSENDYLQDCLDAIQQDFVIFNREKLKRSQDLLSEPLPTPESRDAAEPVEDEAERSTLPMCGPICPSAGSG
- the STK32C gene encoding serine/threonine-protein kinase 32C isoform X1; translated protein: MRSGAERRGSSAAASPGSPPPGRARPAGSDAPSALPPPAAGQPRARDSGDVRAQPRPLFQWSKWKKRMGSSMSAATARRPVFDDKEDVNFDHFQILRAIGKGSFGKVCIVQKRDTEKMYAMKYMNKQQCIERDEVRNVFRELEILQEIEHVFLVNLWYSFQDEEDMFMVVDLLLGGDLRYHLQQNVQFSEDTVRLYICEMALALDYLRGQHIIHRDVKPDNILLDERGHAHLTDFNIATIIKDGERATALAGTKPYMAPEIFHSFVNGGTGYSFEVDWWSVGVMAYELLRGWRPYDIHSSNAVESLVQLFSTVSVQYVPTWSKEMVALLRKLLTVNPEHRLSSLQDVRAAPALAGVLWDHLSEKRVEPGFVPNKGRLHCDPTFELEEMILESRPLHKKKKRLAKNKSRDNSRDSSQSENDYLQDCLDAIQQDFVIFNREKLKRSQDLLSEPLPTPESRDAAEPVEDEAERSTLPMCGPICPSAGSG